Proteins from a genomic interval of Gluconacetobacter diazotrophicus PA1 5:
- a CDS encoding ABC transporter substrate-binding protein — MGSRSAWGLSRRRVLIAGAGAGGAAALAGGLAVRHRLHHQAVTHHKVLPDGRFRRLALSWPSSNMLVFAVARQHFFAAYNLDVALVGGARSGRAAIADMVAGRAVGAASPILTWLDVMRLGGVQARLVSGLQSGTFRLLVRRKLKVVRLDGIAGLRIAVEDQDMADRLFFSVMMRRKGIDPEASVRWVTLPPEQVMDAARAGEIDAVAAHDPLAWQLLHGTDSPFFELANSTTGHYGERANLALGLSDSLLQSDPAAAAALVMALRAASDWIKAHPDQAASLMTGQIPGMETGDILSMLRHETLGISPVGNDLRVQVAQYVDEMKLLGRVPDTVGSSAYAKRVCANALVTDTPAALWPQAVGPT; from the coding sequence ATGGGCAGTCGATCCGCGTGGGGATTGTCGCGCCGCCGGGTGCTGATCGCAGGGGCGGGCGCGGGGGGCGCGGCCGCGCTGGCGGGCGGGCTGGCGGTGCGCCACCGGCTGCATCATCAGGCGGTCACTCATCACAAGGTGCTGCCCGACGGGCGTTTCCGCCGGCTGGCGCTGTCCTGGCCGTCCTCGAACATGCTGGTCTTCGCGGTGGCGCGGCAGCATTTCTTTGCCGCCTACAATCTGGACGTGGCGCTGGTCGGCGGTGCGCGCAGCGGGCGGGCCGCCATTGCCGACATGGTTGCCGGCCGGGCGGTGGGCGCGGCATCCCCGATCCTGACCTGGCTGGACGTGATGCGGCTGGGGGGAGTCCAGGCTCGTCTGGTCAGCGGCCTGCAATCCGGCACCTTCCGTTTGCTGGTCCGGCGCAAGCTCAAGGTCGTGCGGCTGGACGGCATCGCGGGGCTGCGAATCGCGGTAGAGGACCAGGACATGGCCGACCGGCTGTTCTTCTCGGTCATGATGCGGCGCAAGGGAATCGACCCCGAGGCATCGGTGCGCTGGGTCACCCTGCCACCCGAACAGGTGATGGATGCCGCCCGGGCGGGCGAGATCGACGCCGTGGCCGCGCACGACCCGCTGGCGTGGCAGTTGCTGCACGGGACGGATTCGCCGTTCTTCGAACTGGCCAACAGCACGACGGGTCATTACGGCGAGCGTGCCAACCTGGCGCTGGGCCTGTCGGATTCGCTGCTGCAGTCCGATCCGGCGGCGGCGGCGGCATTGGTCATGGCCCTGCGCGCGGCGTCGGACTGGATCAAGGCCCATCCCGACCAGGCGGCCAGCCTGATGACGGGGCAGATTCCGGGCATGGAGACCGGCGACATCCTGTCCATGCTGCGGCACGAGACATTGGGCATCAGCCCCGTGGGGAACGACCTGCGGGTGCAGGTGGCGCAATATGTGGATGAAATGAAGCTGCTGGGCCGCGTGCCCGATACGGTCGGATCATCGGCCTATGCCAAGCGGGTCTGCGCCAATGCCCTGGTCACCGATACGCCCGCCGCGCTGTGGCCGCAGGCGGTCGGGCCCACATAG
- a CDS encoding aromatic ring-hydroxylating oxygenase subunit alpha yields MTSRSFPDVDADDRAVLDAWYAIGFLDAPPPRTTLLGTALAIHRGADGAIQVRAEGRDAPLPVAERHGCLWTSLGTPPDAPVAIPETGEPDRRLVCCGSVDVGASGLRVVENFLDLAHFPFVHTNILGAEPQTEVARYHTEWRRDVDEVWATDCAFHQPRAALSALTGLETRYIYRVASPFVTLLYKTCPNDPVRPDVIALFVQPTAPDRCRAHPVMFLIDETSPQADLIQFQQRIFLQDRIILENQRPRLLPLDPRAEIPTRADSLSVAYRRWLKEKRVRYGTTDSL; encoded by the coding sequence ATGACGTCACGCTCGTTCCCTGACGTGGACGCCGACGACCGCGCGGTGCTGGACGCCTGGTACGCCATCGGCTTCCTGGACGCACCGCCCCCGCGCACCACCCTGCTGGGCACGGCCCTTGCGATCCATCGCGGGGCCGACGGCGCGATCCAGGTACGGGCCGAGGGCCGGGACGCGCCCCTGCCGGTCGCCGAACGCCATGGCTGCCTGTGGACCAGCCTGGGCACGCCGCCCGACGCCCCGGTCGCCATCCCCGAGACCGGGGAACCCGACCGCCGGCTGGTCTGCTGCGGCTCGGTCGATGTCGGGGCCTCGGGCCTGCGCGTGGTCGAGAACTTCCTCGACCTGGCGCATTTTCCCTTCGTCCACACCAACATCCTGGGGGCCGAACCGCAGACCGAGGTCGCGCGCTACCACACCGAATGGCGCCGCGACGTGGACGAGGTCTGGGCCACCGACTGCGCGTTCCACCAGCCCCGGGCCGCCCTGTCGGCCCTGACGGGGCTGGAGACGCGCTATATCTACCGCGTCGCCTCGCCCTTCGTGACGCTGCTGTACAAGACGTGCCCCAACGATCCGGTGCGCCCCGACGTCATCGCCCTGTTCGTCCAGCCCACGGCGCCCGATCGCTGCCGCGCGCACCCGGTCATGTTCCTGATCGACGAGACCTCGCCTCAGGCGGACCTGATCCAGTTCCAGCAGCGGATCTTCCTGCAGGACCGGATCATCCTGGAAAACCAGCGCCCCCGCCTGCTGCCGCTGGACCCCCGCGCGGAAATCCCGACCCGGGCGGATTCGCTCTCGGTCGCCTATCGCCGATGGCTGAAGGAAAAACGCGTCCGCTACGGCACCACGGATAGTCTGTAA
- a CDS encoding glycosyltransferase family 87 protein yields MSVSGDSLLDSVADPALAYTEAISVGGRSEQLLRRACLAIPLLMAVISAVIMLVHRHLVHTGVPLPHDDVCFANNINFLWHLHELTRSDSWGPMLVVRDWLAAHPGGDAYDHFFFALGIKFQYPLSSLLAIRWLPFDGDTAIQVLDSLDIAAWITVAVGMVLLNRELARLVRLPAAPDGGSSRFWLAAATVIATFCFFPLIRAVYLGQIQIFLDAIFVFACYALVRGRSAPAGLLIGLSALVKPQMALFLIWGALRRDRPFVGAMAACLAVGYALSASLYGWAWPLAYLRVLAFIDRRGESLYANQSVNGLLNHMLGNGPDLVWDRWRFAPYDPPVHYLTLLSMVMLVVAGLWGARTATTRLSAVASLMVAALCFTASSPVAWEHHYGILLPLFSLLFLSLPADPRPAFGRWSLLCVTFALSANTLSPVNVLAATPFAFLQSYIFFAALGALALVFLCRRDLGWAARV; encoded by the coding sequence GGGGCGGTCCGAGCAGTTACTGCGCCGGGCCTGCCTGGCCATCCCGCTCCTGATGGCGGTGATCAGTGCCGTGATCATGCTCGTCCATCGGCACCTGGTCCACACCGGCGTCCCCTTGCCCCATGACGATGTGTGCTTCGCCAATAATATCAATTTCCTGTGGCACCTCCATGAACTGACCAGGTCCGATTCCTGGGGGCCGATGCTGGTCGTGCGCGACTGGCTGGCGGCCCATCCCGGCGGCGATGCCTATGATCACTTCTTCTTCGCGCTGGGGATCAAGTTCCAGTACCCCCTGTCGTCGCTGCTGGCGATCCGCTGGCTACCGTTCGACGGCGACACGGCGATCCAGGTCCTCGACAGTCTCGACATCGCGGCCTGGATCACGGTGGCGGTCGGGATGGTCCTGCTGAACCGGGAACTCGCCAGGCTGGTCCGGTTGCCGGCCGCCCCGGACGGCGGGTCCAGCCGGTTCTGGCTGGCCGCCGCAACCGTGATCGCCACCTTCTGCTTCTTTCCCCTGATCCGGGCCGTCTATCTCGGCCAGATCCAGATCTTTCTCGACGCCATCTTCGTCTTCGCCTGCTATGCTTTGGTCAGGGGCCGCTCGGCGCCGGCCGGCCTGCTGATCGGCCTTTCCGCCCTGGTGAAGCCGCAGATGGCGCTGTTCCTGATTTGGGGCGCCCTGCGCCGAGACAGGCCGTTCGTCGGGGCGATGGCGGCCTGCCTGGCCGTGGGCTATGCGCTCTCGGCATCGCTGTATGGATGGGCGTGGCCGCTCGCCTATCTGCGGGTCCTGGCGTTTATCGACCGGCGTGGCGAAAGCCTCTACGCCAACCAGTCGGTCAACGGGCTGCTCAACCATATGCTCGGCAATGGGCCGGACCTCGTCTGGGACCGCTGGCGTTTCGCCCCCTACGACCCGCCCGTCCATTACCTGACGCTGCTGTCGATGGTGATGCTGGTCGTGGCCGGCCTGTGGGGGGCGCGGACCGCGACCACCCGACTGTCCGCGGTGGCTTCGCTGATGGTGGCGGCCCTATGCTTTACGGCGTCCTCGCCGGTGGCGTGGGAACATCATTACGGCATCCTGCTGCCGCTGTTCTCGCTGCTGTTCCTGTCGCTGCCGGCCGATCCGCGCCCTGCCTTCGGGCGATGGAGCCTGCTGTGCGTCACCTTTGCGCTGTCCGCCAATACGTTGTCGCCGGTGAACGTGCTGGCGGCGACACCGTTCGCGTTCCTGCAATCCTACATCTTCTTCGCAGCGCTCGGCGCCCTTGCCCTTGTCTTCCTCTGCCGTCGCGACCTGGGCTGGGCCGCGCGCGTCTGA